Within the Armatimonadota bacterium genome, the region CTCCTCGGCGTTCCGTTCAGCGCGGACGGAACGTTTCAGGGTTCGTTCGAGATCATGCTGAATCCGTTCGCCATCCTGGGCGGCGTACTCGGACTCTGCCTGCTGTGTCTGCACGGCGCTTCATACCTCGCCCTGCGGACAGTGGGAGCCCTTCAGGACCGGGCGCGCAAATACGCATCCGTGCTGTGGTGGGTCGTGATCGCATTACTGGTCGTGGTATCCGCCGCCAGTCTGAAGGCCCGAGCGCCCGGAATGCCCGGCTTCTTGGACAACTTCCGCGCACACCCGGCCCTGTTCCTCATCACGGCCCTGGGCGCGGGCTCGGCCATCACGATGTTCGTGGCACGGAAGGCGAACCGGGATAAGCAGGCGTTCCTCTCGAGCACCGCGCTCATTGTCAGCATCCTGGGCTCCGCTGCGGCGGCCGTCTTTCCCTACCTGCTGCTGTCTAGAACGCCCGGGGTCAAGGGACTGACCATCTACAATACCGCATCGTCGCCGTACTCGATGTCCACCGCGCTGGGCATCTACCTGGTTGGCATGGCGATCGTCGCGATCTACCTGACTGCCGTCTACCGGACCTGGCGCGGCAAAGTGACCGCGGACACGGCGTACCACCCGTAGGTTCGGC harbors:
- the cydB gene encoding cytochrome d ubiquinol oxidase subunit II yields the protein MPDINTAWFIVLALMLSGYAVLDGFDLGVGALHLLVARTDDERATVINSIGPVWNGNEVWLLAAGGSMVVAFPHLYAAGFSGFYLALMLVLWLLVLRGLSIEFRHQVDHPMWREIWDVVFCGASALLGVLFGVAVGNILLGVPFSADGTFQGSFEIMLNPFAILGGVLGLCLLCLHGASYLALRTVGALQDRARKYASVLWWVVIALLVVVSAASLKARAPGMPGFLDNFRAHPALFLITALGAGSAITMFVARKANRDKQAFLSSTALIVSILGSAAAAVFPYLLLSRTPGVKGLTIYNTASSPYSMSTALGIYLVGMAIVAIYLTAVYRTWRGKVTADTAYHP